The Apium graveolens cultivar Ventura chromosome 3, ASM990537v1, whole genome shotgun sequence sequence GTGGTAGCAATAGACTACTTTacaaagtggattgaggctaaggcactagccaagataaccaccaagaaAATTGCCCAATTCTTCTGGGAGAATGTGATATGCCGGTATGAAATCCCACGCATCCTTGTCACGAATAATAGGAAACAATTTGATAATGCAGAGTTCAGAGAGTACTGTAATGATAACAGCATAGAACTTCGCTTCACCTCGGTTGCACATCCTCATGCAAACTGGAAAGCGGAagttgctaacagaatcatccttgatggacttaagaagTGGGCGGAATGCTCGAGAAATACTTGGGTGTATGAGTTGTTGCCTATACTATGGGCATATCGTACCACCTGCAAAGTGACAATTGAAGCTACCCCATTCATGTTGGCTTACAGAGCCGAGGTAGTGGTGCCCCTTGAGATCACTCATGGATCCCATAGGATCGAAGTTTACGAGCCAGAGACCAACGAAGAAGGCCTGAGGCTCGCCCTCGATCTCATTGACGAGGTCAGGGATGAGGCCAACGCCCGCAATACAGAGCATCAATGAAGAGCCTCCCTCTACTACAATAGacgggttaaagaaaggttctttcaaCAGGGAGATTTGGTTCTGAGGAAGATTGAGGCATCAGGCGTAGGGGAGAGAGGAAAGCTAGCCTCTAACAGGGAAGAGCCTTATAAGGTCCAAAAGACACTGGGACGAGGATCCTACAACTTAGAGACCCTGAATGGTGATGAAGTACCTCGTACTTGGCATGCTTCAAACCTGAAGGCTTATTATGTTTAGGACATTCACTACATGTTCCTATTACTTAgtattaaatttttaaataaggtcgacgaaaccatcttatgtaa is a genomic window containing:
- the LOC141714992 gene encoding uncharacterized protein LOC141714992 → MWGMDILGPFPVASGQRKSIVVAIDYFTKWIEAKALAKITTKKIAQFFWENVICRYEIPRILVTNNRKQFDNAEFREYCNDNSIELRFTSVAHPHANWKAEVANRIILDGLKKWAECSRNTWVYELLPILWAYRTTCKVTIEATPFMLAYRAEVVVPLEITHGSHRIEVYEPETNEEGLRLALDLIDEGDLVLRKIEASGVGERGKLASNREEPYKVQKTLGRGSYNLETLNGDEVPRTWHASNLKAYYV